A window of the Rubeoparvulum massiliense genome harbors these coding sequences:
- a CDS encoding carbohydrate ABC transporter permease, giving the protein MPQLIGRFLSSTRFMLALASTLIFCFPIYWMIITSFKSEKEINTTTPTLWPAEWHWENYLDAFQMAPFGTYMLNTILMTVGILLLQLNFAIITAYAFAKGRFRGRDQLFLLVLAAMMIPGEVTFIPVYVMVSKLGWLNTFAGLIVPHAISAYGIFLLRQAFKSIDNSVIEAAQLDGANRWQILYGILVPMARPTVITLGIFIFIASWNSYFWPLIATNQESMRVLTVGIAMLKDTFVGTEVTNWHLIMAGSVLTILPIVLLFIIAQRYIVQAMSNSTFR; this is encoded by the coding sequence ATGCCACAGCTCATCGGAAGATTTCTCTCATCCACCCGCTTCATGCTAGCCTTAGCTAGCACCTTGATTTTCTGCTTTCCCATCTACTGGATGATCATCACCTCCTTCAAATCGGAGAAGGAGATCAATACCACCACACCAACCCTCTGGCCTGCAGAGTGGCATTGGGAAAACTATCTGGATGCCTTTCAAATGGCGCCCTTTGGCACTTATATGCTGAACACCATCCTGATGACGGTCGGTATCCTCCTACTCCAGCTCAATTTTGCCATCATCACTGCCTATGCCTTTGCGAAAGGACGATTCCGCGGACGAGACCAATTATTTCTCCTTGTACTTGCAGCCATGATGATCCCTGGAGAAGTAACCTTCATTCCAGTCTATGTAATGGTATCAAAACTAGGCTGGCTCAATACCTTTGCTGGCTTAATTGTCCCTCACGCCATCTCAGCATATGGAATTTTTCTACTGCGTCAAGCCTTTAAATCCATTGATAACAGCGTAATTGAAGCAGCCCAGCTGGATGGCGCCAATCGTTGGCAGATTCTCTATGGAATTCTCGTTCCCATGGCCCGTCCTACGGTCATTACACTGGGAATCTTTATCTTCATCGCTAGCTGGAACTCCTACTTCTGGCCGCTCATCGCTACCAATCAGGAGAGTATGCGCGTCCTCACCGTGGGGATTGCCATGCTAAAGGATACCTTTGTGGGAACAGAGGTGACCAACTGGCATCTGATTATGGCCGGTAGTGTGCTCACCATCCTACCCATCGTGTTACTTTTTATTATTGCGCAGCGCTATATTGTGCAAGCCATGTCCAATTCTACGTTTCGCTAG
- a CDS encoding ComEC/Rec2 family competence protein, with protein MNHHRNWKLGKWGRWGAALLIPLLALILLVFTGVLDGKDGEDQGDHISASVELSADGLGLTGEGELAAGEEQNQDFIQRFFNPELSNGQLQIRYFHLEAEEKSGDAILIHAPNGETMLIDAGIKEVGPKVAEYLQQLGLTHLDYAVATHPHHDHIGGYTTLLRTLEIKQFLTVNVPHTTETYKSVVALLEERQIPVTYLEEGDLLQLGEEVTIEVLNPPKGTGPSTLPAELSTSTINNHSLVMRLTYEDQSILFTGDIYKEREYDLVERLGPKLQADVLDAPHHGDKTSSSKSFITAVQPKYVIMSANLFQSKAVYDRYRKQDIDVFITGIDGHLLITWGQTPTVLKR; from the coding sequence TTGAATCATCATAGGAATTGGAAGTTAGGAAAATGGGGGCGCTGGGGAGCTGCTTTACTCATCCCTCTCCTCGCCCTGATTCTCCTCGTATTCACTGGGGTTCTTGATGGAAAGGATGGAGAGGATCAAGGGGATCACATCTCAGCCTCTGTGGAATTATCTGCTGATGGGCTTGGGCTGACGGGTGAAGGAGAACTCGCAGCAGGAGAGGAACAAAATCAGGATTTTATCCAGCGCTTCTTCAATCCGGAATTATCCAATGGTCAGCTACAGATACGATATTTCCACCTGGAAGCCGAAGAGAAGTCGGGGGATGCCATCTTAATTCATGCTCCCAATGGCGAAACGATGCTGATTGATGCAGGTATCAAGGAGGTGGGTCCCAAGGTAGCAGAGTATTTGCAACAGCTGGGATTGACGCATCTTGACTATGCAGTGGCAACCCATCCCCACCATGACCATATTGGTGGCTACACTACCCTTTTGCGAACGCTGGAAATCAAACAATTTTTAACGGTGAATGTGCCCCACACCACAGAGACCTATAAATCGGTGGTAGCTCTCCTGGAAGAACGGCAAATTCCGGTGACCTATTTAGAAGAGGGAGACCTTTTACAGTTAGGCGAGGAGGTAACCATCGAGGTTCTGAATCCACCGAAGGGGACAGGTCCATCCACCCTGCCAGCTGAGTTAAGCACTTCCACTATCAACAACCATTCCCTGGTCATGCGCTTAACCTATGAGGATCAGAGCATCCTTTTTACAGGGGATATTTATAAAGAGCGGGAGTATGATCTGGTAGAACGCCTTGGTCCGAAGCTGCAGGCAGATGTGTTAGATGCACCTCACCATGGGGATAAGACCTCCTCTTCCAAGTCCTTTATTACAGCAGTTCAGCCTAAATACGTTATTATGAGTGCCAACCTTTTTCAGAGCAAGGCTGTTTACGATCGCTATCGAAAGCAGGATATTGATGTCTTTATCACCGGTATAGATGGACATCTTTTAATAACTTGGGGTCAGACCCCCACTGTGTTAAAGCGTTAA
- a CDS encoding REP-associated tyrosine transposase, whose amino-acid sequence MARKPRIWFPGAIYHITARGNRRSSLFHDQRDYRKYFALLKETRTEFPFILHAYCLMPNHIHLLLETLETPPGLIMKKWHASYALAFNKRHDLVGHLFQGRYGAKLVKNDEYFLTVSRYIHRNPLEAQMVKKAEEYPWSSYAAYFFGRKNPYITTTKTFSYFSEPQREQYRKFIEEGGQSPSDLTL is encoded by the coding sequence TTGGCACGAAAGCCGAGGATATGGTTTCCAGGTGCCATCTACCATATTACTGCACGTGGAAATCGACGTTCTTCGTTGTTCCATGATCAAAGGGATTATCGGAAGTATTTCGCTTTACTGAAAGAGACCCGCACGGAATTCCCCTTCATTCTCCACGCATATTGCCTCATGCCCAATCACATTCATCTTCTACTCGAAACTTTAGAGACACCTCCAGGTTTGATTATGAAAAAATGGCATGCCAGCTATGCTCTAGCATTTAACAAGCGTCATGACTTAGTCGGCCATCTATTTCAAGGACGATACGGTGCAAAGTTAGTAAAAAATGATGAATACTTCCTTACTGTTAGTCGATATATTCACCGTAATCCATTGGAAGCTCAAATGGTGAAAAAAGCTGAAGAGTACCCTTGGAGTAGCTATGCAGCCTACTTTTTTGGTCGAAAAAACCCCTATATCACCACTACAAAAACCTTCTCCTATTTTTCTGAACCACAAAGAGAGCAGTATCGGAAGTTTATTGAAGAAGGGGGTCAGTCCCCCAGTGATTTAACGCTTTAA
- the metK gene encoding methionine adenosyltransferase: MKTGRHLFTSESVTEGHPDKICDQISDAILDEILRNDPNGRVACETAVTTGMVMVMGEITTSCYVDIPKVVRETIEEIGYTRAKYGFDAKTCAVLTSIDEQSPDIALGVNQALEAREGTMTENEIDAIGAGDQGLMFGYACNETPELMPLPISLAHRLSRRLSEVRKNGTLPYLRPDGKTQVTVEYDGDKPVRIETIVISTQHHPSITAAQIKADLMTHVISPIIPKDMIDDKTKYFINPTGRFVIGGPQGDAGLTGRKIIVDTYGGYARHGGGAFSGKDPTKVDRSAAYAARYVAKNIVAAGLAERCEIQLAYAIGVAHPVSISVDTFDTGKVADDLIVQLVRKHFDLRPAGIIRMLDLRRPIYKQTAAYGHFGRLDLDLPWERVDKAEVLREEAF; encoded by the coding sequence TTGAAGACAGGCAGACATCTATTTACATCTGAATCCGTAACTGAAGGTCATCCAGATAAAATCTGTGACCAGATTTCCGATGCTATCCTTGATGAAATCTTACGGAATGACCCCAATGGCCGTGTCGCTTGTGAAACGGCAGTTACCACAGGAATGGTCATGGTGATGGGTGAGATCACCACGTCTTGTTATGTAGACATTCCTAAAGTGGTACGGGAAACCATAGAAGAGATCGGGTATACTCGCGCTAAGTACGGCTTTGATGCAAAAACCTGTGCGGTACTTACGTCTATCGACGAGCAATCTCCTGACATTGCTCTTGGAGTGAATCAGGCCCTCGAAGCCCGTGAAGGAACCATGACAGAGAACGAAATCGATGCGATTGGAGCAGGTGACCAAGGGTTGATGTTTGGTTATGCATGTAATGAGACACCTGAGCTGATGCCTCTACCTATCTCCCTTGCACATCGTTTATCACGTCGGTTGTCCGAGGTACGTAAGAATGGAACATTACCTTATCTACGGCCAGATGGTAAAACGCAGGTAACAGTAGAGTATGATGGGGACAAGCCTGTACGTATTGAGACCATCGTTATTTCAACACAGCACCACCCCAGCATTACTGCTGCTCAGATTAAAGCTGATCTTATGACCCATGTGATCAGTCCCATTATTCCTAAGGATATGATTGATGACAAGACGAAGTACTTTATCAATCCTACTGGCCGTTTTGTTATTGGTGGTCCACAAGGGGATGCGGGGTTAACCGGTCGTAAGATTATCGTAGATACCTATGGTGGCTATGCACGTCATGGTGGCGGTGCTTTCTCAGGTAAGGATCCTACGAAGGTGGACCGTTCTGCTGCCTATGCCGCTCGTTATGTAGCGAAGAATATTGTAGCTGCTGGCTTAGCTGAGCGCTGTGAAATTCAATTAGCCTATGCTATCGGGGTAGCTCATCCTGTTTCCATCAGTGTAGATACCTTTGATACTGGGAAAGTGGCGGATGATCTCATCGTCCAATTGGTACGGAAGCATTTTGACCTCCGTCCTGCGGGAATTATCCGTATGTTGGATCTACGTCGTCCAATCTACAAACAGACCGCAGCCTATGGACACTTCGGTCGTCTTGACCTAGATCTTCCATGGGAACGTGTGGACAAAGCAGAAGTTTTGCGAGAAGAAGCATTTTAA
- a CDS encoding zinc ribbon domain-containing protein, with product MVGRKSEMMEIRLSNLVLVAVILSFLGGGFLILRWGLATTTPAAFLLEVEEAVRAGDMDKLQKWLVDFNGKPLSPEHLEYLEQAVKHSPLFLNEVRALRQHFEQGTEGQNPLLNQSPWLQVIPAGKKWGIFDEYQLQVGYYDLELVGIPVDEGMGWKVLVGMAEYVPTLRDGDRLLFIQLPFFAQDVDVLVATPFGEWRKTLHIPMEEGKKSLVELPMDVRFLTESAPKKDGPVVASVQHQAGEVEPLYLEIKQDEMVEEWLTLIVQFYQSLVLAYQQNDATVIKHLDRNLQDLYRADITHYSELEVPFAGHLAWIILDAENIQIEKKGNAGQYQVTIPILLQGSSMVFDPTQLTKPTRTYTEEWTDQQHALQVILLYQDKKWRIISIQPEKFMGSTQTMMWKAVQ from the coding sequence ATGGTAGGACGTAAGAGTGAGATGATGGAAATACGCCTTTCCAATTTGGTACTGGTAGCTGTCATTTTATCATTTTTAGGAGGAGGCTTTCTCATCCTTCGTTGGGGTCTAGCTACCACCACACCAGCAGCGTTTTTGTTAGAGGTGGAGGAGGCTGTGAGAGCGGGGGATATGGATAAGCTACAGAAGTGGTTGGTGGATTTCAATGGTAAACCCCTTAGCCCTGAGCATCTGGAGTATTTAGAGCAGGCCGTGAAGCACTCTCCATTGTTTCTCAATGAGGTACGGGCATTACGCCAGCATTTTGAACAAGGCACAGAAGGGCAGAATCCTCTCCTCAATCAATCCCCTTGGCTTCAGGTGATTCCAGCAGGGAAGAAGTGGGGGATCTTTGATGAATATCAATTACAAGTGGGCTATTACGATTTAGAGCTGGTGGGGATACCAGTAGATGAAGGGATGGGATGGAAGGTCTTGGTTGGTATGGCGGAGTATGTGCCAACACTGAGGGATGGAGATCGACTCCTTTTTATACAGCTTCCCTTCTTTGCTCAAGATGTAGATGTGTTGGTTGCCACGCCTTTTGGTGAATGGCGTAAAACACTACATATTCCCATGGAGGAAGGCAAAAAATCATTGGTAGAGCTTCCTATGGATGTCCGTTTCCTCACGGAGAGTGCTCCGAAGAAGGATGGTCCAGTGGTAGCATCAGTTCAACATCAAGCTGGTGAGGTGGAACCTCTCTACCTCGAGATCAAGCAGGATGAGATGGTGGAAGAATGGCTGACATTGATCGTTCAATTTTACCAATCTCTTGTTCTGGCCTATCAGCAGAACGATGCTACGGTGATTAAACATTTGGATCGGAATCTTCAGGATCTCTATCGGGCGGATATTACTCATTACTCGGAATTGGAGGTTCCTTTTGCCGGGCATCTCGCATGGATTATTCTCGATGCGGAGAATATCCAAATCGAAAAGAAAGGGAATGCAGGACAATACCAAGTGACGATCCCCATCTTACTTCAAGGGAGTAGCATGGTCTTCGATCCCACACAATTGACCAAACCCACTCGTACATATACGGAGGAGTGGACGGATCAACAGCATGCACTTCAAGTTATATTGCTTTATCAGGATAAGAAATGGCGCATTATTTCCATTCAACCAGAGAAGTTTATGGGTTCTACACAAACCATGATGTGGAAGGCTGTACAATAA